The following are from one region of the Amia ocellicauda isolate fAmiCal2 chromosome 1, fAmiCal2.hap1, whole genome shotgun sequence genome:
- the aldh8a1 gene encoding 2-aminomuconic semialdehyde dehydrogenase, whose product MPKMADQRTHLVLENYIGGKFVPCSRHIDSYDPSTGEVYCKVPDSDKEEIEEAVKAAKEAFPAWSSKSPAERSQILNKLADLIDAHLDEFAQAESRDQGKTVTFARTVDIPRSAYNFRFFGSSILHHTTECSQMDHMGCLNYTIRSPVGVAGLISPWNLPLYLLTWKIAPAIAVGNTAVAKPSEMTSVTAWMMCKLLDEAGVPPGVVNIVFGTGPRAGAALVSHPEVPLISFTGSTATAQRITEGSAPYCKKLSFELGGKNPAIIFQDANLQECIPNTVRSSFLNQGEVCLCTSRIFVERSIYSDFLQKFVEAAQKWKTGVPTDSSVNNGALISKEHLEKVRGYVKLAQAEGGKVLCGEGVTSLDLPERNKSGYFMLPTVITDVSDESRCMQEEIFGPVTCVVPFDSEEEVIRRANNVKYGLSAVVWSRDVGRIHRVAKKLQAGTVWTNCWLIRDLNLPFGGMKCSGIGREGAKDSYDFFTEVKTVTIKH is encoded by the exons ATGCCTAAGATGGCAGATCAAAGGACCCACTTAGTCCTGGAGAATTACATCGGTGGGAAATTCGTGCCATGCTCCAGACATATAGACTCGTATGATCCCTCCACCGGAGAGGTGTACTGCAAAGTGCCCGACAGTGACAAGGAAGAG ATTGAGGAAGCAGTGAAAGCAGCCAAAGAAGCCTTTCCAGCCTGGTCTTCTAAGAGCCCTGCGGAAAGGTCCCAGATACTCAACAAACTGGCCGACCTCATCGATGCCCATCTGGATGAGTTTGCGCAGGCAGAGTCTAGAGACCAAG GGAAAACTGTAACTTTTGCCCGGACAGTAGATATTCCAAGATCAGCTTATAACTTCCGCTTTTTTGGGTCTTCTATTCTTCATCACACGACGGAATGCAGTCAGATGGACCACATGGGCTGTTTGAACTATACCATTCGCAGTCCTGTGGGAGTAG CTGGCCTGATCAGTCCCTGGAATTTGCCCCTGTATTTGCTGACCTGGAAGATCGCTCCAGCTATCGCAGTTGGTAACACTGCTGTGGCGAAGCCCAGTGAGATGACATCTGTCActgcctggatgatgtgcaagCTTCTGGATGAAGCAG GTGTGCCTCCAGGGGTGGTGAACATAGTGTTTGGGACAGGACCACGTGCCGGGGCAGCCCTGGTGTCTCACCCCGAGGTGCCTCTCATCTCCTTCACCGGGAGCACGGCCACGGCCCAGCGCATCACCGAGGGCAGCGCCCCCTACTGCAAGAAGCTGTCCTTCGAGCTGGGGGGGAAGAATCCCGCCATCATCTTTCAGGATGCCAACCTGCAGGAGTGCATCCCCAACACGGTCCGCTCCAGCTTCCTTAACCAG GGGGAGGTGTGTCTGTGCACCAGCAGGATTTTCGTGGAGAGGAGTATCTACTCTGACTTCCTGCAGAAGTTTGTGGAGGCCGCACAAAAGTGGAAAACTGGCGTTCCCACAGATTCCAGTGTTAACAACGGAGCACTTATCAGCAAAGAGCATTTAGAGAAG GTGAGGGGTTATGTGAAGCTGGCACAGGCAGAGGGAGGCAAGGTACTGTGTGGGGAGGGAGTCACCTCCCTGGATCTCCCGGAGAGGAACAAGAGCGGCTACTTCATGCTGCCCACGGTCATCACCGACGTGTCGGACGAATCGCGCTGCATGCAGGAGGAGATCTTTGGCCCAGTGACCTGTGTGGTGCCGTTTGACAGCGAGGAGGAAGTCATCAGGAGAGCCAACAATGTGAAATATGGTTTGTCAGCTGTGGTGTGGTCCCGGGACGTGGGGCGAATCCACCGCGTGGCCAAGAAGCTGCAGGCCGGAACAGTGTGGACCAACTGCTGGCTAATCCGAGATCTCAATCTGCCCTTCGGGGGTATGAAGTGTTCTGGGATCGGCCGGGAAGGAGCCAAAGATTCCTACGACTTCTTTACGGAGGTCAAAACGGTCACTATTAAACATTGA